One Thermodesulfovibrionales bacterium genomic region harbors:
- the pilQ gene encoding type IV pilus secretin PilQ, protein MKKVSFIKFLILFSIFILSFSACATKGQVKPAEQAAITGIIIEDNTLSIEANRPFSYTIYRSTEDPFKLIAELQDVAPGVLVPGEKITSDKKGITEIAVFLMEGRGLKLEIALQAPLKEEAEFRDNVLTVRFIEESQPVAEALPEEPEKIELLPVEEKSTVTAPEEKKAEDVQPVLPPAKEIRDIKLSKKNGIVEVEILGDGELKPNVFPLDKRIVIDIAGTVSKAKAPEAIAPLRSIRIGKHPDKTRIVLDMSEKTSYEVSGRGDRLVVAVMTEAVERVNVEKKDVKIEKTVEAEIKSEVQAEAKTQKVEDKAVTPVEIPVQPVKYKGKKISLDFQDADITAILRLIGDVSGYNVVIHPDVKGKITLKLLNVPWDQALDLILKTHGLDAIVEGNVMRIAPHAVLAREYEEKAKAAEAGIKAEPLVTKVYSVNFADPKDVEKFIKDAKALSPRGSISIDTRTSSLIIRDVESAFPEIEKLLKSIDKPTPQVLIDARIVEVNSNFVRELGIQWGINWLSPNTLLRIGGPAGLPGGSGFTGTNFMVNLPAAVTQGSGGAIGLGYINAQRTLSLDLQLSALEGTGKGKVVSNPRIVTLDNKEAIIRQGKQIPVQTVSAEGTQTTTLNAVLELKVKPHITPDGSIQMTLDTKKDEPDFTRLVGGIPTIDTKQASTDVLIKDGETLVIGGIFKKTEQVSEGGVPLLSKIPILGWLFKKRRESEDTSELLIFITPRVIK, encoded by the coding sequence ATGAAAAAGGTTTCCTTTATAAAATTTTTAATTTTATTTTCAATCTTTATCCTTTCTTTTTCTGCCTGTGCTACAAAAGGTCAGGTGAAACCAGCGGAGCAGGCAGCCATAACAGGAATTATCATAGAAGATAACACCCTTAGTATAGAAGCAAACAGGCCCTTCAGTTATACCATATATAGATCAACAGAAGATCCATTCAAATTAATAGCAGAGCTTCAGGATGTAGCTCCAGGGGTACTTGTACCTGGCGAAAAGATTACTTCCGATAAAAAGGGAATTACTGAGATTGCTGTATTTTTGATGGAAGGAAGGGGTCTAAAACTCGAGATAGCTCTTCAGGCACCTTTAAAAGAAGAGGCAGAATTTAGAGACAATGTGCTTACTGTAAGATTTATTGAAGAATCACAACCTGTAGCCGAGGCTTTACCAGAAGAACCTGAAAAGATAGAGCTCTTACCTGTTGAAGAGAAATCGACGGTTACTGCTCCTGAGGAAAAAAAGGCAGAGGATGTTCAACCGGTGCTACCACCTGCTAAGGAGATAAGGGACATAAAACTTTCAAAAAAGAACGGAATAGTAGAGGTTGAGATACTGGGAGATGGAGAACTCAAGCCAAATGTCTTTCCACTTGACAAAAGGATTGTCATAGACATTGCAGGCACTGTCTCAAAAGCAAAGGCACCTGAGGCCATTGCACCACTTAGGTCTATAAGAATAGGAAAACATCCTGATAAAACGAGAATCGTTCTTGACATGTCTGAAAAAACTTCTTATGAGGTAAGTGGCCGGGGTGATAGACTTGTTGTGGCAGTGATGACAGAAGCCGTGGAGCGGGTTAATGTTGAGAAGAAAGATGTAAAGATCGAAAAGACAGTTGAAGCTGAGATAAAGTCAGAGGTTCAGGCTGAAGCAAAGACTCAAAAGGTAGAGGATAAAGCGGTAACACCTGTAGAGATACCTGTACAGCCTGTTAAGTATAAGGGCAAAAAGATCTCTCTTGATTTTCAGGATGCAGACATAACTGCCATACTGAGATTAATAGGAGATGTGAGTGGCTACAATGTCGTGATTCATCCAGATGTAAAGGGAAAGATCACCCTTAAATTATTAAATGTTCCTTGGGACCAGGCACTTGATTTAATACTTAAGACCCATGGACTTGATGCTATTGTTGAAGGTAATGTTATGAGGATAGCTCCCCATGCTGTACTTGCAAGGGAATATGAAGAAAAGGCAAAGGCAGCTGAGGCTGGTATAAAGGCAGAGCCACTTGTTACAAAAGTTTATTCCGTGAACTTTGCAGACCCAAAGGATGTGGAAAAATTCATTAAAGACGCAAAGGCCCTTTCTCCCAGGGGCAGCATAAGCATAGATACAAGGACAAGCTCTCTTATAATAAGAGATGTTGAGTCAGCCTTTCCCGAGATAGAAAAACTCCTTAAATCCATTGATAAACCCACTCCACAGGTCCTTATAGATGCAAGGATAGTGGAGGTAAATAGCAATTTTGTCCGTGAGCTTGGTATTCAGTGGGGTATAAACTGGCTTTCACCAAATACCCTTCTCAGGATTGGTGGACCTGCTGGTTTGCCAGGAGGTTCAGGATTTACGGGTACAAATTTTATGGTCAATCTTCCTGCTGCTGTTACACAGGGTAGTGGTGGAGCAATAGGGCTTGGATACATAAATGCCCAGAGAACACTGAGTCTTGATCTTCAGCTTTCAGCCCTTGAGGGAACAGGTAAAGGAAAGGTTGTATCCAATCCAAGGATAGTTACCCTTGATAACAAGGAGGCAATTATAAGACAGGGTAAGCAGATACCTGTCCAGACAGTGTCTGCAGAGGGAACCCAGACAACGACCCTTAATGCTGTTCTTGAGCTTAAGGTAAAACCCCATATCACACCAGATGGCTCCATCCAGATGACCCTTGATACTAAAAAGGATGAGCCAGATTTTACAAGGCTTGTTGGTGGAATACCTACGATTGATACAAAACAGGCATCTACGGATGTCCTAATTAAGGATGGAGAGACCCTTGTTATAGGTGGCATTTTCAAAAAGACAGAACAGGTCTCTGAAGGTGGAGTTCCTTTATTAAGCAAGATACCAATACTCGGATGGCTCTTTAAGAAAAGAAGGGAATCAGAAGACACAAGTGAGCTACTGATATTTATAACACCAAGGGTAATTAAATAG
- a CDS encoding pilus assembly protein PilP — translation MKILAILLSFLLFLAPLISCKKKPAGTPAPKTQKVQKEEIKLEEEKPSEEIVAFNPPQRDPFTSLVLKAKEAEAKKPRGLHPLESYSVDEFRLIAIVWNKNERYAMVTVPDGKSYTIKEGTTVGIHNGKVMRIEPKAVYIREFIKDYRGVVRARDFTLKLREEE, via the coding sequence GTGAAGATACTAGCTATTTTATTAAGTTTTTTACTCTTCCTTGCTCCTCTTATATCCTGTAAAAAGAAACCTGCCGGGACTCCTGCTCCAAAGACGCAAAAAGTTCAGAAGGAAGAGATAAAATTGGAAGAGGAGAAGCCTTCTGAAGAGATAGTGGCATTCAATCCGCCGCAGAGGGATCCCTTTACATCCCTTGTTCTGAAGGCAAAGGAGGCAGAGGCGAAAAAACCGAGAGGACTCCATCCTCTGGAAAGTTATTCTGTAGATGAATTCAGACTCATTGCCATAGTCTGGAATAAGAATGAGAGATATGCCATGGTGACAGTACCAGATGGCAAGTCCTATACAATAAAAGAAGGTACAACAGTTGGTATTCATAATGGTAAGGTTATGAGAATTGAACCTAAGGCTGTATATATAAGGGAGTTTATAAAAGATTACAGAGGAGTTGTAAGAGCCAGGGATTTCACCCTGAAACTCCGGGAGGAGGAATAG
- a CDS encoding type 4a pilus biogenesis protein PilO, producing MAKKIDLNALPKPVKLLIMFGLPVVILILAFILLVNPKLKVINRLEADINKQRTEIADKRAKAERLDILIKENELLKKRLAELLEQLPEEKEVSGLLREVSQFGQNAGLEITLWKPAEKKTHPSNIVYEIPVTIEAVGSFNNFGSFLNRVAFMKRIVNVPDMKMTFQKQKEEAELKIAFRVVTFSAIPEEELQKTGAKK from the coding sequence ATGGCAAAGAAGATAGATCTAAATGCACTTCCAAAACCGGTAAAACTCCTGATAATGTTTGGATTGCCTGTGGTTATATTGATTCTTGCATTCATCCTTCTGGTAAATCCAAAACTGAAAGTAATTAACAGGCTTGAAGCTGATATAAATAAACAGAGGACAGAGATTGCAGACAAAAGGGCAAAGGCAGAGAGACTGGATATCCTGATAAAGGAAAATGAACTTCTCAAAAAGAGGCTTGCCGAGCTCCTTGAACAATTACCTGAAGAAAAGGAGGTATCAGGTCTTCTCAGGGAGGTCTCCCAGTTTGGCCAGAATGCCGGACTTGAGATAACACTCTGGAAACCTGCTGAAAAGAAGACACATCCAAGTAACATAGTCTATGAGATACCTGTTACAATAGAGGCAGTAGGAAGCTTTAATAATTTCGGAAGCTTCTTAAACAGGGTTGCCTTCATGAAGAGGATAGTGAATGTGCCTGATATGAAGATGACTTTCCAGAAGCAGAAAGAGGAGGCAGAGCTTAAGATAGCCTTCCGAGTGGTTACCTTTTCAGCAATACCCGAGGAAGAACTTCAGAAGACAGGAGCTAAGAAGTGA
- a CDS encoding PilN domain-containing protein: protein MIRINLLPAVRKRKKRPKPLPSFIVIGVLLSLFASIGIVYAMFHLKNKISSLEAEKKNNEKEIAELNKKLKDVENFEKLNKSFKERKEIIEKLRKDQSFPVKILNEVSKALPPGVWLTNLSYGGDSITLEGYGYTNDDVVSYVDGLKKSDLFTDVYLHETKLTTIEKISVYQFKISFKVKA, encoded by the coding sequence ATGATAAGAATAAACCTTCTTCCTGCAGTAAGAAAAAGAAAGAAGAGACCAAAACCACTGCCTTCTTTTATTGTAATAGGAGTGCTCCTTAGCCTTTTTGCATCTATTGGAATTGTTTATGCAATGTTTCATCTTAAAAATAAGATATCTTCCCTTGAGGCAGAAAAGAAGAATAACGAAAAGGAAATAGCTGAACTTAATAAAAAACTCAAAGATGTGGAGAACTTTGAAAAACTCAATAAATCCTTTAAAGAAAGAAAGGAGATAATAGAAAAATTAAGGAAGGATCAGTCCTTTCCTGTAAAGATATTAAATGAAGTATCAAAAGCTCTGCCACCAGGCGTATGGCTAACAAATTTAAGTTATGGCGGAGACAGCATCACTCTTGAGGGTTATGGTTACACTAACGATGATGTGGTCAGTTATGTTGATGGTCTTAAGAAATCAGATCTTTTTACAGATGTTTATCTCCATGAGACGAAGCTCACAACCATTGAAAAGATATCAGTTTATCAATTTAAAATATCCTTTAAAGTGAAGGCATAA
- a CDS encoding pilus assembly protein PilM produces MPFNIGLGKRRVLGLDIGSSLIKAVELREHKTGYELQFFDSYPLPHDVIVDGAIMDSIRLSETLREFFEKKKIKTKDVAIALAGHSSVMVKRIVLPEMSEEELSESIRFEAEQYIPFPIDEVNIDFQILGPRPEAGQMDVAIVAAKKDAVNEYVSVLKETGLNPVVVDVAAFALSNMYELNYEIEPNRVVALFNIGASTINMCVVVGGLPVLARDSSAGTNMITEALQREFHLSYEDAELLKKGVSLQTVSIEDAEPVIMSGAEEIFAEVIRAVEYYRTQGGEDVHEVILSGGAALMKNFSQALSDRLGIEVRTAEPFRNIKIPKKFDPIFIDEIGPVAAVAVGLAVRRPGDR; encoded by the coding sequence ATGCCATTTAATATAGGTCTCGGTAAGAGACGGGTTCTAGGTCTTGATATTGGTTCTAGTCTAATAAAGGCTGTTGAGCTCAGAGAGCATAAAACAGGTTATGAGCTCCAGTTCTTTGATTCCTATCCCCTTCCACATGATGTAATAGTTGACGGTGCCATAATGGATTCAATAAGACTTTCAGAAACCCTCAGGGAATTTTTTGAAAAGAAAAAGATAAAGACAAAGGATGTTGCTATTGCTCTTGCAGGTCATTCTTCTGTGATGGTCAAGAGGATAGTCCTTCCTGAGATGTCGGAAGAAGAACTGAGTGAATCCATAAGGTTTGAGGCAGAGCAGTATATACCCTTCCCGATTGATGAGGTAAACATAGACTTTCAGATTCTTGGTCCAAGACCTGAGGCCGGTCAGATGGATGTTGCCATTGTGGCAGCAAAAAAGGATGCAGTTAATGAATATGTGTCAGTGCTTAAAGAAACAGGGCTAAATCCTGTTGTGGTTGATGTGGCGGCATTTGCATTGAGCAACATGTATGAGCTCAATTATGAGATAGAGCCAAACAGGGTCGTGGCACTCTTTAACATAGGTGCAAGTACAATTAATATGTGTGTTGTTGTAGGAGGACTTCCTGTTCTTGCAAGGGATAGCTCTGCTGGAACAAATATGATTACAGAGGCACTCCAGAGAGAATTTCATCTCAGTTATGAAGATGCGGAGCTTCTTAAGAAGGGAGTATCCCTGCAAACAGTCAGCATTGAAGATGCTGAACCGGTTATCATGTCAGGTGCAGAGGAAATATTTGCCGAGGTTATCAGGGCAGTTGAATATTACAGAACTCAGGGCGGAGAGGATGTGCATGAGGTAATCCTGAGTGGAGGGGCAGCCCTAATGAAGAATTTCAGTCAGGCACTTTCTGATAGACTGGGGATTGAGGTGAGGACAGCTGAACCCTTCAGAAATATAAAGATTCCAAAAAAATTTGACCCTATTTTCATAGACGAAATCGGTCCTGTTGCTGCAGTTGCTGTCGGTCTTGCTGTGAGGAGGCCAGGAGATAGATGA
- the tsaE gene encoding tRNA (adenosine(37)-N6)-threonylcarbamoyltransferase complex ATPase subunit type 1 TsaE, translated as MTIKSYSERETLEAGERLGRLLREKLKKSRNLRPFVCLYGELGSGKTVFIKGLASAFGISPRDIGSASFVLASEYRSDPPFCHIDLYRIEDIEKEEWIWDYIEKDICAVEWAERIKEIPENAIRVYIKTVKENEREITIEGISEEDWHNLKDWQT; from the coding sequence TTGACCATTAAGAGTTATTCAGAAAGAGAAACCCTTGAGGCTGGAGAAAGGCTGGGCAGGCTTTTGAGAGAAAAACTAAAAAAATCCAGAAATTTAAGGCCCTTTGTGTGTCTTTACGGAGAGCTCGGTTCTGGAAAGACTGTATTTATAAAGGGTCTTGCAAGTGCCTTTGGAATCTCTCCAAGAGATATAGGAAGTGCAAGTTTTGTCCTCGCTTCCGAATACAGAAGCGATCCACCTTTCTGCCATATAGATCTCTACAGGATTGAGGATATTGAAAAGGAAGAATGGATATGGGATTATATCGAAAAGGATATATGTGCAGTAGAGTGGGCAGAAAGGATTAAAGAGATTCCTGAAAATGCTATAAGGGTATATATTAAAACTGTAAAAGAGAATGAAAGGGAGATCACCATTGAGGGTATCAGTGAAGAGGATTGGCATAATCTCAAAGACTGGCAGACCTGA
- a CDS encoding NAD(+)/NADH kinase yields MKRIGIISKTGRPEPIEILEDLLVWLKNSGIEIVLDKETAEKLQINGTSRQEIPDLVDLIIVLGGDGTLLSVARLVAGRDVPILGVNLGTLGFLTEVSRDEIKDAIGKLLKGEYSIEKRIMLLAKVIRNGKEISTNNVLNDVVINKGALARIIDLETFIDERFVTLFKADGLIVSTPTGSTAYNLSAGGPIIYPTLDCMVLTPICPHTLTNRPIVLPGSSKIEVRLRSESQDVYLTLDGQIGFNLMRNDSVIITKADFRISLVIPPEKNYFEILRTKLSWGGMLGSETKNPAV; encoded by the coding sequence GTGAAGAGGATTGGCATAATCTCAAAGACTGGCAGACCTGAGCCTATAGAGATACTGGAGGACCTCCTTGTCTGGCTGAAAAATTCAGGCATTGAAATAGTACTTGACAAAGAAACAGCAGAAAAACTCCAGATAAATGGCACTTCCAGGCAGGAGATACCGGATCTTGTTGACCTTATAATAGTACTTGGTGGAGATGGTACGTTGCTCAGTGTTGCAAGACTTGTGGCTGGAAGGGATGTCCCCATCCTTGGAGTAAACCTGGGGACACTGGGATTTCTCACAGAAGTATCAAGGGATGAAATAAAAGATGCAATAGGTAAACTCCTCAAGGGTGAATATTCAATTGAAAAAAGAATAATGCTCCTGGCAAAAGTTATAAGAAATGGCAAAGAGATATCAACCAATAATGTTCTCAATGATGTAGTGATAAATAAAGGAGCCCTTGCAAGGATAATTGACCTTGAAACCTTTATAGATGAAAGATTTGTTACCCTCTTTAAGGCAGATGGCCTGATAGTGTCAACTCCAACAGGTTCAACTGCATATAATCTATCTGCAGGTGGACCTATTATATATCCCACACTTGATTGCATGGTCCTCACACCTATATGTCCCCACACCCTTACAAACAGACCAATTGTGCTTCCTGGAAGTTCAAAGATAGAGGTAAGATTGCGCTCGGAGAGTCAGGATGTTTATCTCACCCTTGATGGTCAGATTGGTTTTAATCTAATGCGAAATGACAGTGTTATAATTACAAAGGCAGATTTCAGAATCAGCCTCGTGATACCTCCAGAGAAGAACTATTTTGAGATACTGAGAACCAAGCTGAGCTGGGGTGGGATGCTTGGTTCTGAGACTAAAAATCCTGCAGTATAG
- a CDS encoding uracil-DNA glycosylase: MRHLGEFITVLEFIEKLGFDLIPKIDISPLNPKHSQLEDLRNEIGDCKRCKLSKYRKTIVFGEGAPDSSLMFIGEAPGEEEDRQGRPFVGDAGQLLTRLIEKMGFSREELYITNTVKCRPPNNREPEEDEIKTCIPFLKKQIEIIKPLVIMTLGTVATRSLLFLNKQESAELKKGKRTGITDWRGKVYYYQNIPVVPTFXPAYLLRNPRDKKLTWQDAQIVLKLLKKTST; the protein is encoded by the coding sequence ATGAGACATCTTGGTGAGTTTATAACAGTCCTTGAGTTTATTGAAAAACTCGGCTTCGACCTGATACCGAAAATTGATATTTCTCCACTCAATCCCAAGCACTCCCAGTTAGAAGATCTGAGGAATGAGATCGGAGACTGCAAAAGATGCAAGCTGTCAAAATATAGAAAGACCATAGTCTTTGGTGAAGGTGCTCCTGACTCCAGTCTTATGTTTATAGGTGAGGCACCTGGAGAGGAAGAAGACAGACAGGGAAGGCCATTTGTGGGAGATGCTGGACAGCTTCTGACAAGACTTATTGAAAAGATGGGATTCAGTAGAGAGGAGCTCTATATAACCAATACAGTGAAATGCAGACCACCCAATAACAGAGAACCTGAAGAGGACGAAATTAAGACATGTATACCCTTTTTAAAAAAACAGATAGAGATCATAAAGCCCTTAGTAATCATGACCCTGGGAACAGTTGCTACAAGGTCACTGCTATTTCTGAATAAACAGGAGAGTGCAGAACTGAAAAAAGGCAAAAGGACTGGTATAACTGATTGGCGGGGGAAGGTTTATTATTATCAGAATATACCAGTGGTGCCTACCTTTCANCCAGCTTATCTACTTAGAAATCCCAGAGACAAAAAACTCACCTGGCAGGATGCTCAGATAGTCCTGAAGCTTTTAAAAAAAACATCAACCTGA
- a CDS encoding HIT domain-containing protein, which yields MKVLWAPWRMEYILAKKPEGCIFCDMPSENNDPKNFILKRAVYCYVIMNKYPYNNGHLMIVPFRHVPDLNGLEKHEMLEIMELTRLSINCLREAFLPDGFNIGINLGRIAGAGIEAHLHIQIVPRWAGDSSFMAVFDETRVIPEHLEATYKKLLPLFEKCTL from the coding sequence ATGAAAGTGCTCTGGGCACCCTGGAGGATGGAGTATATACTTGCTAAAAAACCTGAAGGCTGTATATTTTGTGATATGCCTTCAGAGAATAATGATCCAAAAAACTTTATCCTTAAAAGAGCAGTTTACTGTTATGTAATAATGAATAAATATCCTTACAATAACGGACATCTCATGATTGTTCCCTTCAGGCATGTCCCTGACCTTAATGGTCTTGAAAAACACGAAATGCTTGAGATAATGGAACTAACTAGGCTATCGATAAATTGCCTGAGGGAGGCATTTCTTCCTGATGGATTCAATATTGGAATAAATCTGGGCAGGATTGCTGGAGCCGGTATCGAAGCCCATCTTCATATACAGATAGTTCCGAGATGGGCTGGAGATTCAAGCTTCATGGCAGTCTTTGATGAGACAAGGGTCATTCCGGAGCATCTTGAGGCAACTTACAAAAAACTCTTGCCCCTTTTTGAAAAATGCACTTTATAA
- a CDS encoding radical SAM protein, with translation MSFREKIKTRLSRERGTVYKDPGGKVSVCLVYPDIYHIGMSNLGFQGIYGLINSRKDSLCERAFLPDADDLEELMKRNSTLISYESMRPLPEFDVIAFSISFENNFPDVLKILKLSHLPLKSYERSERAPMIVAGGMAMTSNPEPLAEFFDLIMLGDGELLIPPFLDAVREWRFKGFKKTDILKELARLDGFYIPSGYEVRYENERIVSRKNKEGYPEIIKTPVLRDLDRGVKHSILTPETEFSDMHLIEVMRGCPWRCRFCLTGNITRLRIRSLESVLQEVRDSNASRFGIIGSSLTDYRYIKELLQHEGVDFSITSLRASPKAAEIIALLKNKKSVSIAPEAGSERLRRLINKNIKEEDILHTSELLFKEGIENLRLYFMIGLFEETDDDIISIVELIKKIRSLSKRGFISLSISIFVPKPHTPFERAPMQRPEIIKKRLNIIKKGLRGLEHVRVLHEVPKYSYMQGLFAQGSRRIGYVIEEMLNEPDWQEACRKREIDPEFYIFRRKDPNEVLPWDFIEY, from the coding sequence ATGTCTTTTAGAGAAAAGATTAAAACAAGACTTTCAAGGGAAAGGGGAACTGTATACAAAGATCCGGGTGGAAAGGTGTCTGTATGTCTTGTCTATCCTGATATCTATCATATCGGGATGTCAAATCTGGGATTTCAGGGCATATACGGACTTATAAATTCAAGAAAGGACTCCCTATGTGAAAGGGCCTTTCTACCTGATGCGGATGATCTGGAAGAGTTAATGAAAAGAAATTCCACACTCATCTCCTATGAATCCATGAGACCCTTACCAGAGTTTGATGTCATTGCCTTCAGTATATCCTTTGAAAATAATTTTCCTGATGTTCTGAAAATCCTTAAACTCTCGCATCTTCCTCTTAAGAGTTATGAAAGATCTGAAAGGGCCCCTATGATTGTAGCGGGCGGAATGGCAATGACTTCCAACCCTGAGCCCCTTGCTGAATTTTTTGACCTCATTATGCTCGGAGATGGTGAATTGCTGATACCTCCCTTTCTTGATGCTGTGAGGGAATGGAGATTTAAAGGATTTAAAAAAACAGATATACTTAAAGAACTTGCAAGACTTGATGGTTTTTATATACCTTCTGGTTATGAGGTAAGATACGAAAATGAGAGAATAGTAAGCAGAAAAAATAAAGAGGGATATCCTGAAATTATAAAGACCCCTGTTCTCAGGGATCTTGACAGAGGAGTGAAACACTCAATCCTTACTCCTGAAACAGAATTCTCAGACATGCATCTCATAGAGGTTATGAGAGGATGTCCCTGGAGATGCAGATTCTGTCTCACAGGCAACATTACACGATTAAGGATAAGGTCACTTGAAAGTGTATTGCAGGAGGTCAGGGATTCTAATGCATCAAGATTCGGAATAATAGGATCGTCACTGACAGACTACAGGTATATAAAAGAGCTCCTTCAACATGAAGGTGTTGATTTTTCAATCACCTCTCTAAGGGCATCACCAAAGGCTGCAGAGATAATAGCATTGCTTAAAAACAAGAAAAGTGTATCCATAGCACCTGAGGCTGGATCAGAAAGACTTAGGCGACTGATAAATAAGAACATAAAAGAAGAGGATATTCTTCATACATCAGAACTTTTATTTAAGGAAGGTATCGAGAATCTAAGACTCTATTTCATGATAGGTCTTTTTGAAGAAACAGATGACGATATTATTTCTATTGTTGAACTTATTAAAAAAATAAGGTCCCTATCAAAAAGGGGTTTTATATCCTTGAGTATAAGTATTTTTGTTCCAAAACCTCACACACCTTTTGAACGTGCCCCTATGCAAAGACCTGAGATAATTAAAAAGAGGCTGAATATTATTAAAAAAGGTTTAAGGGGATTAGAACATGTGAGAGTTCTCCATGAAGTTCCAAAGTATTCCTACATGCAGGGACTCTTCGCACAGGGTTCAAGAAGGATAGGATATGTGATTGAAGAGATGCTTAATGAACCTGACTGGCAGGAGGCATGTAGGAAAAGAGAAATTGATCCCGAATTCTACATCTTTAGAAGAAAAGACCCTAATGAAGTCCTGCCATGGGATTTTATAGAATATTAA
- a CDS encoding YggS family pyridoxal phosphate-dependent enzyme, whose amino-acid sequence MNSFIERVSSVYKRICHAAMRAGRSPEEIKLIAVTKTVPVEKILEAVEAGLRIFGENRVQEARDKIPVIMNKCEGLKISWHMIGTLQKNKAKYAVKLFDMIHSVDSEELALEINRQAEKISKIQDILIEVKLSPEETKHGIKPEKLFKLLDFISSLKNLNIKGLMTVPPYSENPEDSRPYFRKLRNLLEEANIRGFNIKELSMGMSGDFEIAIEEGATMVRIGTAIFGERKQ is encoded by the coding sequence ATGAATTCCTTTATTGAAAGAGTATCCAGTGTCTACAAACGTATCTGCCACGCTGCCATGAGGGCTGGACGGAGTCCTGAGGAAATAAAACTCATAGCCGTCACAAAGACTGTACCGGTAGAAAAAATCCTGGAGGCGGTAGAGGCAGGTCTGAGGATATTCGGTGAAAACAGGGTGCAGGAGGCAAGGGATAAGATTCCTGTGATAATGAATAAATGTGAAGGCCTGAAAATCTCCTGGCACATGATAGGAACCCTTCAGAAAAACAAGGCAAAGTATGCTGTAAAGCTTTTTGACATGATTCATTCAGTTGATTCTGAAGAGCTTGCCTTAGAGATAAACAGACAGGCTGAAAAGATTAGTAAGATTCAGGATATCTTGATAGAAGTTAAGCTTTCTCCTGAGGAGACAAAGCATGGAATAAAACCTGAAAAGCTCTTTAAGCTTCTGGACTTTATATCTTCACTGAAAAATCTAAATATAAAAGGACTCATGACTGTACCGCCATATTCTGAAAATCCGGAGGACTCGAGACCTTATTTCAGAAAACTAAGGAATTTACTTGAAGAGGCAAATATAAGGGGATTTAATATTAAAGAGCTCTCTATGGGAATGTCCGGAGATTTTGAGATAGCCATAGAAGAGGGTGCAACCATGGTCAGGATAGGAACGGCCATCTTTGGAGAGAGAAAACAGTAA
- a CDS encoding HypC/HybG/HupF family hydrogenase formation chaperone produces MCLAVPSKIIHKEDLIATVDSQGTRLKVSLLLLPEEVEVGDYVLVHAGFAIQKVQKEAAEDSLRLIEEIKQRLSEETLE; encoded by the coding sequence ATGTGTCTTGCAGTTCCGTCAAAGATAATTCATAAAGAAGACCTTATTGCTACTGTTGATTCTCAGGGTACAAGGCTTAAGGTCAGCCTGTTGCTTCTTCCTGAGGAGGTAGAGGTTGGCGATTATGTGCTTGTCCATGCTGGATTTGCTATACAGAAGGTACAGAAGGAAGCAGCTGAGGACAGCCTGAGATTAATTGAAGAGATCAAGCAGAGACTTTCGGAGGAGACTTTAGAATAA
- a CDS encoding HyaD/HybD family hydrogenase maturation endopeptidase: MKILVLGLGNILLSDEGIGVRVVEELRERYTFFPDIEIVDGGTKGLDLLPLFESREKVLIVDAVDFGREPGYIGILEKSEIPTILHSKLSVHHIGLGEVLLAAQMLGIMPEEICLIGIQPYTLETGLELSSTIASKKEELLRSIVDKLRLWGVETRETGIDVSCSSVKDNS, encoded by the coding sequence GTGAAGATACTTGTTCTTGGACTCGGAAATATACTTTTAAGCGATGAAGGGATAGGAGTTCGTGTTGTAGAAGAGCTGAGGGAGAGGTACACTTTCTTTCCCGATATAGAGATTGTTGACGGTGGCACAAAGGGTCTTGACCTTCTTCCACTCTTTGAGAGTAGAGAAAAGGTTCTCATAGTGGATGCCGTTGATTTTGGAAGGGAGCCTGGCTATATTGGAATACTTGAAAAAAGTGAGATTCCGACGATACTTCATTCCAAGCTTTCTGTTCACCACATAGGTCTTGGAGAGGTTCTTCTTGCTGCTCAGATGCTCGGGATAATGCCAGAGGAGATATGCCTTATTGGAATTCAACCTTATACACTTGAGACAGGTTTAGAACTTTCTTCTACAATAGCCTCAAAAAAGGAAGAACTTCTGCGGAGTATTGTTGATAAATTGAGATTATGGGGAGTAGAGACAAGGGAGACAGGCATAGATGTGTCTTGCAGTTCCGTCAAAGATAATTCATAA